In Clupea harengus chromosome 4, Ch_v2.0.2, whole genome shotgun sequence, the genomic stretch CCGTATCGCACAGCACAGAACCATGCTGAAGATCATGCCGATAATCTGTGGAAGTCAAGAAGTCACACTGTTAGCGGACGTTAGATAGGACGTTAGATAGACACATTCTGGCTTGACATGATTTCAGAATCACTTTACAGTAGCTTTCCTGCGGTGAATACTTGAGTGTGTTACTTTCGAAAGCTTGAAACAAATAGACAGAGATTACTGGTGAGAGTTCCTTACCATAACACCAGCGATTCCTATTCCAACGTATCCAACGATGAAGAGTTTACTGTTAAAAAACTCACTGATGGCCTCGTCACAGGTCTGAAAGTGAAAGCAAAGAAAGACACCTTATATTAAGATGCAGGAGATTTGATAGGAGTTGCGTtgcagagagacaaaaaagtACTCGTCTTTACCTTTAAGTCAGGGCTGTCTGGACAAGCGGAGTCCTGAGTGCCACAGCAGCCCAgctacagaggaagagaaagctgAGTAAGACAAGAACCTCGAGGGGGGTCACTGTGTGCGATTAGGCATCTTGGAAGTTAGAAGAatcttctctctgttcccttCTGCATATAAACTGAACTGGCACATTTTCAATGATTATTTCTAATAATGTACTAAAGAGAAACTTCTGgatttttaaaaatatttttagatGAAATCTTTATAGGGACAGTCAGTCCAGAGTTTGAACGCTAAAACCGGCAACCGCAAGATGGCTATACAATGGATCTTCTATGGAACAAGCAGgcacgtcaaagtaaactgGTTGTTTTAGCCACTGATAGGATCATAAATGTTATTATTTTCCTTTCCCTTTCATGTAACTataaaatgactgtttgtacagtcagtgttttacctCTCTCTTCGTCCGGTCTCTGACCCTAACCCCATTCAGTGCATGTCATTGACTGGCCACCCATGTGGTCCTGGAGTGGGCGCTTGAAGGAGAGCGCCTCCCTTCGATAAacaactacaggcactgaatggggtgggctaaaacaagcggtttactttgaggTGCATTCGTTGaattccattgtatagccattttgcggTTGCCGGTTTTAGCGGTCTAACTCTAACTACTGGACCGATGTCAACCGTTACATGGCCTTTCATAAGCTCACAGAAATAGTAAATATTGTGGGAATGTAACTTCTAGCAGGACTTTTTTTGCACTAGACAGCACACTTCCACAAACACCATCTACCACAACAGGGCACCAGCCTAACACTCACTATAAGGTATAAGGAACTCCTCAGACATTTTTGATGTACTGTACAACCCCCAGAAACCAGTATTGTCTTTGATCTACTGTACAACCCCCCAAGACCAGTGTTGTCTTGTGTGAGTCACAGCAGGGGTTAGAGAATAGGACATAGGAGGTTAGAATGCAGGAACAGATCTTTAAAAAATATACTCAATATTTTCTCACGACTTTGTTGTAGCTTTGGATCATTGTGCCATTGTTGTCTTCCTTGATGGACTCTGCGTAGAAATTCTGAATATCCTCAATGATCTGAAGAGGAAGGAAACATTGCTCATGCTTTGCTTTACTTAACATAACAGTCAGAATCACCATTTGGTAAAAAAAGAGTCTGGACATTCACCTTGTCTTTGCTCAAGAATCCAAACACACCTGCGGCTACCTCAGCTCCGAAGATGATCAGGAGACAGGCAAAAAACTGGGATCACAGAGCAAAAGGCCATTATAGGGACTAATCATGAATtactttcatttttattttatttttaattttgttgTTTAGTCATCAAGTATAGTAATTTTCATATGTCTAGCTCCCTTCTCTGGCTTTGACTTACCAGACCCAGAAGGCACTGGGATTCCCTGACGGCCCCGCAGCACCCAAAGAAGCCCACAAGCATCACCAGTGCTCCAGCAGCGATCAGGATGTATACACCTG encodes the following:
- the tspan2b gene encoding CD9 antigen translates to MGKVEGGMKCVKYLLFIFNFIFWLMGSLVLAVGLWLRLDPEVVSLLSDEGAPDTFFIGVYILIAAGALVMLVGFFGCCGAVRESQCLLGLFFACLLIIFGAEVAAGVFGFLSKDKIIEDIQNFYAESIKEDNNGTMIQSYNKVLGCCGTQDSACPDSPDLKTCDEAISEFFNSKLFIVGYVGIGIAGVMIIGMIFSMVLCCAIRNSREVI